One window from the genome of Xenorhabdus bovienii SS-2004 encodes:
- a CDS encoding IS1 family transposase (programmed frameshift), whose protein sequence is MAKVDVYCRYCHKSEQVKGHGKGNGGHPRYRCYSCCKVFQLAYTYQACKPGVKEQIVDIAMNNGGIRDTARILKVATATVMKTLKNLRPRNVTTLPLAECGIQIVCEIDEQWSFVGNKKNQRWLWYAWEPRLKRIVAHVFGDRSRKTLDKLLTLLSSFTIRFYCTDDYVVYDPLPEEEHLTGKAFTQRIERTNLTHRTRIKRLNRKTIGYSKSEEMHDKVIGTFIEREHYF, encoded by the exons ATGGCCAAAGTTGATGTCTATTGCCGTTATTGCCACAAATCAGAACAGGTCAAAGGACATGGGAAAGGAAATGGCGGACATCCTCGTTATCGCTGTTATAGCTGCTGTAAGGTCTTTCAGTTGGCGTATACCTATCAGGCCTGCAAACCCGGCGTTAAAGAACAGATTGTCGATATCGCGATGAATAACGGGGGAATTCGTGACACCGCTCGGATCCTGAAAGTCGCCACCGCCACCGTCATGAAAACATTAAAAA ACCTCAGACCCCGAAACGTAACGACACTTCCCCTTGCGGAATGTGGCATCCAGATTGTCTGTGAAATCGACGAGCAATGGTCGTTTGTCGGCAATAAGAAAAACCAACGCTGGCTTTGGTATGCTTGGGAACCCCGCCTGAAGCGAATAGTGGCTCATGTTTTTGGCGATCGCAGTCGAAAAACGTTAGACAAGCTGCTTACCCTCTTATCTTCCTTTACTATTCGGTTTTACTGCACGGATGACTATGTTGTTTACGACCCACTTCCCGAGGAAGAGCACTTGACTGGAAAGGCGTTTACTCAGCGTATAGAGAGAACGAATTTAACGCATCGTACCCGAATCAAAAGGCTGAATAGAAAAACCATTGGGTATTCAAAATCGGAAGAAATGCACGATAAAGTGATAGGAACCTTTATTGAACGTGAACATTATTTTTAA
- a CDS encoding IS630 family transposase — protein MKINLTDAQKDALELMHDTTRDGRVRDRIKAVLLASEGWTAQMIAQALRIHESTVSRHLKDYFSEEKLAPENGGSESRLSAEQTTELVEYLMANLMHTTAQIVAYVRARWQVTFTVAGMTKWLHRQGFSYKKPMGAPHKFDADKQQQFIETYNALKEECGQNAPILFIDAVHPTLSTKLSYGWMKSGRKHVKVVETTGSRTRLNIMGALNLQRIEETIVREYPTINAKNVVLFFGSIRETYPLSQKIHIILDGAGYHRSGVVQFFAEVLNIELHYLPPYSPNLNPIERLWKYVNEQVRNNVYFPDTKTFRETLRHFFHVTLPEKAKELTTRLTDNFQILKPASSS, from the coding sequence ATGAAAATTAATCTAACAGATGCCCAAAAAGACGCCCTCGAATTGATGCATGATACGACTCGCGATGGACGAGTACGTGACCGCATCAAGGCCGTGCTTTTGGCCTCAGAAGGCTGGACTGCCCAGATGATTGCTCAGGCTTTGCGGATCCATGAAAGTACGGTGAGCCGCCATCTGAAAGATTACTTCTCTGAGGAAAAACTCGCCCCTGAAAATGGGGGCTCTGAAAGCCGTTTGTCTGCCGAACAAACAACAGAATTAGTTGAGTATCTGATGGCAAATTTGATGCACACTACCGCACAAATTGTGGCCTATGTTCGGGCACGATGGCAGGTGACTTTCACTGTCGCAGGAATGACGAAATGGCTTCACCGTCAAGGTTTCAGCTACAAGAAGCCAATGGGTGCTCCGCATAAATTTGATGCGGATAAACAGCAACAGTTTATTGAAACCTACAACGCGCTGAAAGAAGAATGTGGCCAGAATGCGCCTATTTTATTTATTGATGCGGTTCACCCGACCCTGTCCACAAAATTAAGTTATGGCTGGATGAAGAGCGGGCGGAAGCACGTCAAAGTGGTTGAAACCACAGGCAGTCGTACTCGACTCAACATCATGGGTGCCCTTAATTTACAACGGATTGAAGAGACTATTGTTCGTGAATATCCGACGATTAACGCGAAAAATGTCGTCCTTTTTTTCGGCTCAATCCGGGAAACCTATCCACTTTCGCAAAAAATCCACATTATTCTGGATGGTGCGGGTTATCACCGTTCCGGAGTCGTCCAATTTTTTGCCGAGGTTTTGAATATTGAGTTGCACTACCTGCCGCCTTACAGCCCTAATCTCAACCCGATTGAGCGATTATGGAAGTATGTGAATGAGCAGGTACGAAACAATGTCTATTTTCCGGATACCAAAACATTCCGTGAAACGCTGCGCCACTTTTTTCATGTCACATTGCCAGAAAAAGCGAAAGAACTCACCACTCGGTTGACTGATAACTTCCAGATTTTAAAACCCGCATCTTCAAGTTAA
- a CDS encoding TetR/AcrR family transcriptional regulator: protein MRIKEFDTDKIVDAAMQVFWLRGYAGTSIQDLVEGTGLSRSSLYNTFENKYGLYQKALEHYSTITSANVELIAGEGTAKELIRKLLSSIAEDELSDSLMRGCMVANASLELAGHDTTIAELVLYNLKRLQKALEKRIQAGQLAGEISKEKNASALAYFFVNTIQGIRIMGKGCPVQERQRCLHDVINIALETL, encoded by the coding sequence ATGCGAATAAAGGAATTTGACACCGATAAAATTGTAGATGCTGCGATGCAGGTTTTTTGGCTACGGGGTTATGCAGGAACATCTATACAGGATTTAGTTGAAGGGACTGGCTTATCGAGAAGTAGTCTATACAACACTTTCGAAAATAAGTATGGGCTTTATCAGAAAGCACTGGAACATTATTCTACAATCACATCAGCTAACGTAGAACTTATTGCGGGAGAAGGAACCGCTAAGGAATTAATTCGCAAACTACTTTCAAGTATTGCGGAGGATGAGTTATCTGACTCTCTAATGCGAGGCTGCATGGTTGCAAATGCATCATTAGAATTGGCCGGACATGATACAACTATCGCGGAATTGGTTCTATACAACTTGAAACGGCTACAGAAGGCACTTGAAAAGCGCATTCAGGCAGGACAACTTGCAGGGGAGATTTCAAAAGAAAAGAATGCTTCTGCTTTAGCATATTTTTTTGTAAACACAATACAGGGCATAAGAATAATGGGCAAAGGTTGCCCTGTTCAAGAGCGTCAACGCTGTTTACATGATGTAATTAACATTGCATTGGAAACATTGTAA
- a CDS encoding IS6 family transposase — MESVAHVFNSKAFKRLHYPVDIIAQCVSWYLAYALSLRNLEEMMAERGIEVDHSTRHRWVTRLVPLLDKAFRRYKRPVGRRWRMDETYIKVKGQWKYLYRAVDTTGQTIDVLLTAKRDAPASLRFFHKAIRHHGEPEVVTIDKSGANTAALDKLNADKPEEEMITIRQNKYLNNLVEQDHRNIKRRTGSMLGFNSFRRAQTLLAGIEVVSMLRKGQYIQPKDNTLSPTEMFYRLIA, encoded by the coding sequence ATCGAGTCAGTTGCCCATGTCTTTAATTCGAAAGCCTTCAAACGGCTACACTATCCTGTCGATATTATCGCTCAATGTGTCAGTTGGTACCTGGCCTATGCCCTGAGCCTGCGTAATTTAGAGGAGATGATGGCCGAGCGTGGCATTGAGGTTGACCACTCGACACGGCACCGCTGGGTAACTCGTTTGGTGCCGTTATTGGATAAAGCCTTTCGCCGGTACAAGCGGCCTGTCGGACGTCGATGGCGAATGGATGAGACGTATATCAAAGTGAAAGGCCAGTGGAAATATCTGTATCGAGCCGTCGATACGACCGGACAGACTATCGATGTTCTACTGACGGCAAAACGGGATGCGCCTGCATCATTGCGCTTCTTTCACAAAGCGATACGCCACCACGGTGAGCCTGAGGTGGTGACCATTGATAAAAGCGGTGCCAACACCGCGGCGCTAGACAAGCTCAACGCCGATAAGCCGGAAGAAGAAATGATAACCATCAGACAAAACAAATACCTGAACAACCTTGTTGAACAAGACCACCGCAATATCAAACGTCGGACAGGCTCTATGCTCGGATTTAACTCGTTTCGTCGAGCCCAAACCCTGTTAGCGGGGATCGAAGTCGTTTCGATGTTGCGTAAAGGTCAATATATACAACCCAAAGATAATACATTATCTCCCACAGAGATGTTTTACCGTTTGATTGCCTAA
- a CDS encoding MFS transporter yields MTILSSYNSLFVWFGLIVWGMSFGGAPTLLQTALADVAEENADVAQSMLVTIFNLAVAGGGIIGGGLLNNYGMTSFPITMIALSLFALSLVWRAKKNGFRPGQRR; encoded by the coding sequence ATGACCATTTTATCGAGTTATAATAGCCTTTTTGTGTGGTTCGGATTAATTGTCTGGGGAATGTCTTTTGGTGGTGCGCCGACATTATTGCAAACAGCACTTGCTGACGTGGCGGAAGAAAATGCAGATGTCGCCCAATCTATGCTGGTTACTATTTTTAATCTAGCAGTCGCAGGGGGAGGTATTATCGGGGGAGGTTTACTCAATAATTATGGTATGACTTCTTTTCCGATTACCATGATTGCTCTTTCATTATTTGCATTAAGTTTAGTCTGGCGAGCCAAGAAAAATGGTTTCAGACCCGGCCAAAGAAGATAG
- a CDS encoding MFS transporter, translating to MSNLNQVNTAFEYDVNPNRLPIWKLLAFTMAGFLTILTETIPAGLLPQISEGLNVSEIQAGQLVTFYALGSVLAAIPVVAVTRNLNRRFLFLFAISGLLVFNSITAISTDYVLTLVARFIAGMAAGVIWGLFAGYARRLVPHRLQGRALAIAGVGQPIALCIGVPLGTMLGTLFDWRGVFWIMSVIALLLLIWIRLAIPDFAGQSSQQRLSIRRVILLPGVRSVLVILFAWILAHNILYTYIAPYLTAFGLSSSIDVVLLVFGIACIIGIWLTGLFVDSGVRILTLLSLILSVIASLLLILSVMY from the coding sequence ATGAGTAATCTAAATCAAGTAAATACAGCATTTGAATATGATGTAAACCCGAATAGGCTGCCTATTTGGAAATTATTGGCTTTTACAATGGCTGGATTTTTAACCATTTTAACGGAGACTATACCTGCTGGATTATTACCGCAGATTAGTGAAGGGTTAAATGTATCCGAAATTCAGGCTGGTCAGCTTGTCACTTTTTATGCACTTGGTTCGGTCTTAGCGGCAATACCTGTTGTTGCTGTAACGCGTAATTTAAATCGTAGGTTTTTGTTTTTATTTGCGATTAGTGGATTATTAGTATTCAATTCAATTACTGCAATATCTACAGATTACGTTCTTACCTTGGTGGCTCGTTTTATCGCGGGTATGGCGGCGGGCGTTATATGGGGATTATTTGCAGGTTACGCTCGTCGTTTAGTTCCTCATCGCTTACAAGGGCGTGCGCTGGCAATTGCAGGTGTTGGTCAGCCTATTGCGCTATGTATTGGCGTACCGCTGGGAACAATGTTAGGTACTCTATTCGATTGGCGCGGAGTCTTCTGGATTATGTCAGTAATCGCTTTGCTATTATTGATTTGGATCCGACTCGCAATACCTGATTTTGCAGGACAATCAAGTCAGCAAAGATTATCCATTCGTCGAGTTATTCTTTTGCCGGGTGTTCGTTCAGTATTAGTCATACTTTTCGCATGGATTTTAGCGCATAATATTTTGTACACCTATATTGCTCCTTATTTAACCGCATTTGGATTGAGTTCTAGCATTGATGTTGTGTTACTCGTGTTTGGGATCGCCTGCATTATAGGAATTTGGTTAACGGGATTATTTGTTGACAGTGGCGTGAGGATATTGACTTTACTGAGTCTTATCTTGTCTGTTATAGCATCGCTGTTACTTATTTTATCGGTCATGTATTAA
- a CDS encoding NAD(P)-dependent oxidoreductase — MTTQKQLKIAVLGTGLMGAPIARNLQKKGFLVHAWNRTITKALPLQAEGIQIFNTPADAVRDADIIITVLKEGMNVQQVLEEAVSAIRKGAILLQLSTIGVEAAISLDALAEKIGLIYYDAPVQGTKQPAELAQLVILASGPMDKRTEVQPVFDAIGKKTIWVSEQKGSSSCLKLALNSWVFSLTHGIAESLTLAKGLGIDPQLVVDVIKGGPMDSVFFQSKAAAMLSDDYTVSFSIENAVKDAQLVVDAAKQFNLQIDGANVSLTRFEHALKTGHGDKDMAATYII, encoded by the coding sequence ATGACTACCCAAAAACAGCTCAAAATTGCAGTGCTAGGAACTGGCTTAATGGGAGCGCCAATAGCCAGAAATCTACAGAAAAAAGGATTTTTAGTTCATGCATGGAATCGGACGATAACAAAAGCACTACCGCTTCAAGCAGAAGGAATTCAGATTTTTAATACGCCTGCGGATGCTGTTCGTGACGCAGACATAATCATCACCGTTCTCAAAGAAGGAATGAACGTACAACAGGTGTTAGAAGAGGCTGTATCGGCTATTCGTAAAGGCGCTATTTTGCTACAGCTAAGCACTATCGGAGTCGAAGCGGCAATTTCTTTAGACGCTTTAGCTGAAAAAATAGGTTTGATTTACTACGATGCACCTGTTCAGGGCACTAAACAACCCGCTGAATTAGCTCAATTGGTCATTCTTGCCTCTGGCCCGATGGATAAACGTACTGAAGTTCAGCCTGTTTTTGATGCTATTGGTAAAAAGACTATCTGGGTATCAGAGCAAAAGGGATCAAGCAGTTGCCTCAAACTTGCCTTAAATAGCTGGGTATTTTCATTGACACATGGGATTGCTGAAAGTCTGACATTAGCCAAAGGTTTAGGGATCGACCCACAGTTAGTCGTAGATGTAATTAAAGGCGGCCCAATGGATAGCGTATTTTTCCAAAGCAAGGCTGCTGCCATGTTATCAGATGATTACACCGTAAGCTTTAGCATTGAAAACGCAGTAAAAGATGCTCAATTAGTCGTTGATGCGGCTAAACAATTTAATCTACAAATTGACGGTGCAAATGTCAGTCTTACCCGATTTGAACATGCTCTTAAAACGGGTCATGGCGACAAAGATATGGCCGCAACCTATATAATTTAA